In a single window of the Pseudoxanthomonas sp. F37 genome:
- a CDS encoding Hsp20/alpha crystallin family protein has product MALPTRWNPFRQDNRLDWFPELEDLVRNLGARGPLARQYEHMLEMRMDVREDEQGYHVKVDVPGVKKEDIDIAIQGNQVTITAEAKREKKRDEQKELYSERYEGQAYRSFTLPSEIDDARAEAHYDGGVLSLLLPKKPGNGSRKLTVN; this is encoded by the coding sequence ATGGCACTGCCCACCCGCTGGAACCCGTTCCGCCAGGACAACCGTCTGGACTGGTTTCCCGAGCTTGAAGACCTGGTACGCAACCTGGGCGCGCGTGGCCCGCTGGCGCGTCAGTACGAGCACATGCTGGAGATGCGCATGGACGTGCGCGAGGACGAGCAGGGATACCACGTGAAGGTCGATGTGCCGGGGGTGAAGAAGGAGGACATCGATATCGCCATCCAAGGCAACCAGGTCACCATCACCGCCGAAGCGAAGCGCGAGAAGAAGCGCGACGAGCAGAAGGAGCTCTACAGCGAGCGCTACGAAGGCCAGGCCTACCGTTCGTTCACGCTGCCCTCGGAGATCGACGACGCCCGGGCCGAAGCGCACTACGACGGCGGGGTGCTCAGCCTGCTTCTGCCGAAGAAGCCAGGCAACGGTTCCCGCAAGCTGACCGTCAACTGA
- a CDS encoding SCP2 sterol-binding domain-containing protein — protein MTRFDALALAGTRLAIDRVDDRMVVLFSLRQRLAALAGRIKARAGMPALDAAREQQVIARARVRARRCGLDPDRGQLLMAWLIAHAHQRQRAPEFQASPPQAPSMSASDLPHITDPVLRLLPPPRYWRLLLTRVPDPVHHIAVPRLLTQALASPDARRTLAPIAGRRIGIEVSDLGLRWVLTLEGERLRPSTEAAEATVSGPVTDLLLLASRLEDADTLFFQRRLMLTGDTELGLLLRNLLDRLPWETFPLGSRILLQRGARLLQRARSAHRSREVAA, from the coding sequence GTGACGCGGTTCGACGCTCTGGCCCTGGCCGGCACCCGGCTGGCGATCGATCGCGTGGATGACCGCATGGTCGTGCTGTTCTCCCTGCGCCAACGGCTGGCCGCGCTGGCGGGGAGGATCAAGGCACGCGCGGGCATGCCTGCGCTGGACGCCGCACGCGAACAGCAGGTGATCGCGCGGGCACGCGTCCGGGCACGGCGCTGCGGGCTCGATCCCGACCGTGGCCAGTTGCTGATGGCCTGGCTGATCGCGCACGCCCACCAGCGGCAACGCGCTCCCGAATTCCAGGCCTCCCCTCCACAGGCGCCCTCCATGTCCGCATCCGACCTTCCGCACATCACCGATCCCGTGCTGCGCCTGCTGCCGCCGCCGCGCTACTGGCGCCTGCTGCTGACACGTGTTCCCGACCCGGTGCATCACATCGCAGTGCCCCGCCTGCTCACCCAGGCCCTGGCATCGCCCGACGCCCGGCGCACCCTGGCGCCCATCGCGGGGCGCCGCATCGGCATCGAGGTGAGCGATCTGGGACTGCGGTGGGTCCTCACGCTGGAAGGCGAACGGCTGCGGCCCAGCACGGAAGCGGCGGAAGCGACCGTGTCCGGTCCGGTCACCGATCTGCTGCTGTTGGCGAGCCGGCTGGAAGACGCCGACACGCTCTTCTTCCAGCGACGGCTGATGCTGACCGGCGACACCGAACTCGGCCTGCTGCTGCGCAACCTGCTCGACCGCCTGCCGTGGGAGACCTTTCCGCTGGGCTCGCGCATCCTGCTGCAGCGGGGCGCCCGGCTGCTGCAGCGCGCACGCAGCGCCCACCGGTCCCGCGAGGTGGCGGCATGA
- the nadA gene encoding quinolinate synthase NadA produces MERAGSGVPCLEWPFHLPWIDAIAKLKRERGAVIMAHSYQSPEIFHGVADITGDSLALAQAAATVDSDVVVMCGVHFMAETAKILAPQRTVLIPDPEAGCSLASSITAADVRALRARHPGAPVVTYVNTSAAVKAESDACCTSANALQVVESMGADKVIFLPDQFLGRHVASMTSVELVLWEGRCEVHERFTAQQARHARARFDARVIAHPECPPEVLEEADFVGSTTAMGRWLERERPARVALITECSMGDNLRTRFPDIEFVKPCNLCPHMKRITLPGIFDCLRDLRHRVEIDAETSRRARAALERMLAVGRRERV; encoded by the coding sequence ATGGAACGTGCGGGCAGTGGCGTGCCCTGCCTGGAATGGCCGTTCCATCTGCCCTGGATCGACGCCATCGCCAAGCTCAAGCGCGAGCGCGGCGCGGTGATCATGGCGCACAGCTACCAGTCGCCGGAGATCTTCCACGGCGTGGCCGACATCACCGGCGACTCGCTGGCCCTGGCGCAGGCGGCCGCCACCGTGGACAGCGACGTGGTGGTCATGTGCGGCGTGCATTTCATGGCCGAGACCGCGAAGATCCTCGCACCGCAGCGGACGGTGCTCATCCCCGACCCCGAAGCCGGCTGCTCGCTGGCCAGCTCGATCACCGCCGCAGACGTGCGCGCCCTGCGCGCGCGCCATCCCGGTGCGCCCGTGGTCACCTACGTCAATACCAGCGCCGCGGTGAAGGCCGAGTCCGACGCCTGTTGCACCTCGGCCAATGCGCTGCAGGTGGTCGAATCGATGGGGGCCGACAAGGTGATCTTCCTGCCCGACCAGTTCCTCGGCCGTCATGTCGCTTCGATGACGTCCGTGGAACTGGTGCTGTGGGAGGGCCGTTGCGAAGTGCACGAGCGGTTCACGGCGCAACAGGCCAGGCATGCGCGCGCGCGCTTCGACGCGCGGGTCATCGCCCACCCGGAGTGTCCGCCGGAGGTGCTGGAGGAAGCCGATTTCGTCGGCTCCACCACCGCCATGGGCCGCTGGCTGGAACGCGAACGCCCTGCCCGGGTCGCCCTGATCACCGAGTGCTCGATGGGCGACAACCTGCGCACGCGCTTCCCGGACATCGAGTTCGTGAAACCGTGCAACCTGTGTCCTCACATGAAGCGGATCACGCTGCCCGGGATCTTCGACTGCCTGCGCGACCTGCGGCACCGGGTGGAGATCGACGCGGAGACCTCGCGCCGCGCGCGCGCCGCACTCGAGCGGATGCTCGCGGTGGGCCGGCGGGAGCGGGTGTGA